Below is a genomic region from Paraburkholderia phenazinium.
TCTTGCCCGAGCGCGTCTTCGGCAGATTGTCCCCGAAGCGGATGTCCTTCGGCTTGGCGATCGGTCCAATCTCCTTGCCGACCCACGCACGCAGTTCGTTGGCAATCTTCACCGCTTCCTCGCCTTCCGGACGCGAGCGCTTCAGCACCACGAAGGCACACACGGCTTCGCCGGTCGTATCGTCCGGACGCCCTACCACCGCCGCTTCCGCGACGATCGGATTGGACACCAGCGCCGACTCGATCTCCATCGTGCCGAGCCGGTGGCCCGACACGTTGAGGACATCGTCGATACGGCCCATGATCGTGAAGTAGCCGGTTTCCTTGTCGCGCACTGCGCCGTCACCGGCGAGGTACAGCTTGCCGCCGAGCTCTTCCGGGAAATAGCTCTTCTTGTAGCGCTCCGGGTCGCCCCACACGTTACGCAGCATGGAAGGCCACGGACGTTTGACCACCAGAATCCCGCCCTGCCCGTTCGGCACATCCTGGCCGGTCTCGTCGACCACCGCCGCCATGATGCCCGGCAGCGGCAGCGTGCACGAACCCGGCACCAGCGGCGTCGCGCCCGGCAACGGCGTGATCATGTGACCGCCCGTCTCCGTCTGCCACCATGTATCGACGATCGGGCAACGGCCGCCGCCGACGTTCTCGTGGTACCACATCCACGCTTCCGGATTGATCGGCTCGCCGACCGTGCCGATCACGCGCAGCGACGACAGGTCGTAGCTCTTCGGATGCACCTTCGCATCGGCTTCAGCGTATTTGATCAGCGAACGGATCGCGGTAGGCGCCGTATAGAACAGCGAGACCTTGTGCTTCGCGATCATGTTCCAGAAGCGTCCCGCATTCGGATACGTCGGCACGCCTTCGAACACCACCTGGGTGCCGCCGAGCGCCAGCGGACCATATGCGATGTAGCTGTGGCCGGTGATCCAGCCGATGTCGGCGGTACACCAGAACACATCCGTGGGCTTCCAGTCGAAGGTCCACTTCAGCGTCTGCGTGGCCCACAGCAGATAGCCGCCGGTGCTGTGCTGCACGCCCTTCGGCTTGCCGGTCGAACCCGACGTGTAGAGGATAAAGAGCGGATGCTCGGCGCTGACCCACTCCGGCGCGCATTGGTCGGACTCGGCCTCGGTCAGTTCATGCATCCACAGGTCGCGGCCTTCGTTCCACGCAATCTTGCCGCCGGTGCGCTTGTAGACGATCACGCTCTTGACCGCTTCGCAGCCGCCCATCGCAAGCGCTTCATCGGCGATATTCTTCAGCGGCAATGCCTTGCCGCCGCGCATCTGTTCGTCAGACGTCACCAGCGCCACGGCGCCTACGTCGACGAGGCGCTCATTCAGCGACTTCGACGAGAAGCCGCCGAACACCACCGAGTGCGTCGCGCCGATCCGCGCGCAAGCCTGCATGGCGACGATGCCTTCGATCGACATCGGCATATAGATCACCACGCGGTCGCCCTTCTTCACGCCGCGCTTTTTCAGCGCATTGGCGAAGCGGCTCACGCGCTGCAGCAGGTCCTGATAGGTGACGTTGGTGACGGTGCCGTCGTCGGCCTCGAAGACGATCGCGACGCGCTCGCCGTTACCGGCTTCGACGTGGCGGTCCAGGCTGTTGTACGACGCGTTCAGTTCGCCGTCCTCGAACCACGTATAGAACGGCGCCTTCGACTCGTCGAGTACCTTGGTGAAGGGCTTGTTCCAGCTCAACGTCTCTTTCGCGAGACGTCCCCAAAAGCCTTCGTAATCGCGTTCCGCTTCGGCGGCGAGCGCCCGGTACGCGTCCATGCCAGAGATCGTCGCGCCCGCCATGGCTTCGGCGGAGGGTGGGAAAACGCGGCGTTCCTGAAGAACCGATTCAATCGCAGACATCGACTACCCCTTGGTGAAGATAAAACGAAAATCCTGTGCTGACGCGCCGGTGACGCGCCATGTCATGGTGGCGCCGCATAGCCTTTGCCCGCGACACCTGTCTCCAACCCTCGCGCGGACCCTTCACTGTCCGCGCAGCCGAACGGCGAAACCGCGTGCGGCACTGCAATATGCCCGCAGTCTGACGATCGGCCCGTTCATCGCTCAAGATAAACGTTGCAACTTACCGGCCACTTACGCAAGCCTCATACAGCGGGATGCTACCCGCTTAAGCCTTGATATGGTGCCGTTGTGGGCTCGCCACCTGACGCGGCCCAAACCTTGGGAGCAAACGCCAGACCTTGGCGCTTATGTTTCAAAGGCACTTCTTCGGCCACGCCACCCGGAGGCCCGCTGGACGAGCGCCGGGCGCTTCGTACGCGCCCCTTTTACAATGCTAACTGAACTCCCCGTTCCAGTTCCACCTTGAAGCCAGACCTGCGCGTTTGCAGGACTCCACCAGGTAAACCCGGGTGTCGCTGTACAATAGCGCGCCTGCCGTGAGCTTGTTCGCCTGCTTTTCCGCGAGCGTCTCCGTGGGTTTGTCCGCGGTTTTGTGCGAAATGCCACGCCATTTCGCGCCGCCCACATTCATCGCCCTGAGCCACGATCCTTGCCCATGTCCGCTCCGCGCCCCGACTCCGCTGGTAAAACGCGCCGCCCGATGCGCCCGCTGCCCGCCATCATCTTCATGAGCCGCTGGCTGCAGGTGCCGCTTTACCTCGGTCTGATCATTGCGCAAGGCGTCTACGTCGTCCTGTTCATCAAGGAAGTCTGGCATCTGGTCACGGCCTCGATGACGCTCGACGAAACCAACGTCATGCTGGTCGTCCTCAGCCTGATCGACGTGGTGATGATCTCGAACCTGCTGATCATGGTGATCATCGGCGGGTATGAAACCTTCGTGTCGCGCCTCGGCGTAGAGGGTCATCCGGATGAGCCCGAGTGGCTCGATCACGTGAACGCCGGCGTGCTGAAGGTGAAGCTCTCCATGGCACTGATCAGCATTTCGTCGATTCACCTTCTGAAGACCTTTATTAGCCCCGACCAGAATACGACGCACACCATCATGTGGCAGGTGATCATTCACCTGGCGTTCCTGTTGTCCGCGGTCGTGATGGCCTTCGTCGACCGTCTGACCACGCATACGCACCCGGCGCATTTTTACGAGCCGCAGCGCGAGCAACCAGTTTCCCCTCCCCTGAAGGCGCAAGACTGATCGCGCAGCCGTTGCGATCCGTATAACAAGCGCCATTGTCCCCACAGAGCTAGCCATGACCGTCATCAAACAGGAAGATCTGATTCAGAGCATTGCTGATTCGCTTCAGTACATCAGCTACTACCACCCGCTCGATTACATCCAGGCCCTCGGCCGTGCCTACGAGCTCGAAGAGAGCCCCGCCGCGAAGGATGCGATTGCGCAGATCCTCACCAACAGCCGCATGTGCGCCGAAGGCAAGCGTCCGATCTGCCAGGACACCGGCATCGTCACGGTGTTCGTGAAGGTGGGTATGGACGTGCGTTGGGACGGTGCGACGATGGGTGTCACCGACATGATCAACGAAGGCGTGCGCCGCGGTTATCTGAATCCGGACAACGTGCTGCGTGCGTCGATCGTGAGCCCGCCGGAAGGTGCGCGCAAGAACACCAAAGACAACACACCGGCCGTGATCCACTACGAGATCGTGCCGGGCGACAAGGTCGACGTGCAGGTCGCGGCCAAGGGCGGCGGCTCGGAGAACAAGTCGAAGTTTGCGATGCTGAACCCGTCGGATTCGATCGTCGACTGGATCATCAAGACCGTGCCGACGATGGGCGCCGGCTGGTGTCCGCCGGGCATGCTCGGCATCGGCATCGGTGGCACGGCTGAAAAGGCGATGCTGATGGCGAAGGAATCGCTGATGGATCCGATTGACATCCAGGACGTCATCGCGCGTGGTCCGAAAGA
It encodes:
- a CDS encoding TIGR00645 family protein; translation: MSAPRPDSAGKTRRPMRPLPAIIFMSRWLQVPLYLGLIIAQGVYVVLFIKEVWHLVTASMTLDETNVMLVVLSLIDVVMISNLLIMVIIGGYETFVSRLGVEGHPDEPEWLDHVNAGVLKVKLSMALISISSIHLLKTFISPDQNTTHTIMWQVIIHLAFLLSAVVMAFVDRLTTHTHPAHFYEPQREQPVSPPLKAQD
- the acs gene encoding acetate--CoA ligase, yielding MSAIESVLQERRVFPPSAEAMAGATISGMDAYRALAAEAERDYEGFWGRLAKETLSWNKPFTKVLDESKAPFYTWFEDGELNASYNSLDRHVEAGNGERVAIVFEADDGTVTNVTYQDLLQRVSRFANALKKRGVKKGDRVVIYMPMSIEGIVAMQACARIGATHSVVFGGFSSKSLNERLVDVGAVALVTSDEQMRGGKALPLKNIADEALAMGGCEAVKSVIVYKRTGGKIAWNEGRDLWMHELTEAESDQCAPEWVSAEHPLFILYTSGSTGKPKGVQHSTGGYLLWATQTLKWTFDWKPTDVFWCTADIGWITGHSYIAYGPLALGGTQVVFEGVPTYPNAGRFWNMIAKHKVSLFYTAPTAIRSLIKYAEADAKVHPKSYDLSSLRVIGTVGEPINPEAWMWYHENVGGGRCPIVDTWWQTETGGHMITPLPGATPLVPGSCTLPLPGIMAAVVDETGQDVPNGQGGILVVKRPWPSMLRNVWGDPERYKKSYFPEELGGKLYLAGDGAVRDKETGYFTIMGRIDDVLNVSGHRLGTMEIESALVSNPIVAEAAVVGRPDDTTGEAVCAFVVLKRSRPEGEEAVKIANELRAWVGKEIGPIAKPKDIRFGDNLPKTRSGKIMRRLLRSLAKGEEITQDVSTLENPAILDQLGESL